In Pseudoalteromonas translucida KMM 520, the following are encoded in one genomic region:
- the katG gene encoding catalase/peroxidase HPI → MNDHKAGKCPVMHSSNTTTSKNNTDWWPNSLNLDILHQHDTKTTPYDSDFNYADAFNTLDLETVKSDLKNVMTQSQAWWPADWGHYGGLMIRMAWHSAGSYRLADGRGGGGTANQRFAPLNSWPDNGNLDKARRLLWPIKKKYGNALSWADLIILAGNMAYESMGLKTFGFAGGREDIWHPEKDVYWGAEKEWLAPSDERYSSVDKPDTMENPLAAVQMGLIYVNPEGVNGVPDPLKTAAQVRETFARMAMNDEETAALTVGGHTVGKTHGNGKAENLGPEPEAADVHEQGLGWNNSTTRGIGRDTVTSGIEGAWTTHPTKWDNGYCEMLLNYEWELTKSPAGAHQWEPVNIKEEHKPVDVEDPSIRLNPIMTDADMAMKMDPAYRKILERFNNDFEYFSDVFARAWFKLTHRDLGPKSRYLGADVPSEDLVWQDLVPSVNYTLSESEITDLKATLLNCGVSAVDLINTAWDSARTYRGSDHRGGANGARIRLAPQKDWQGNEPARLAKVLSALEKVQAGLSKPVSIADLIVLGGTAAVEQAAYNAGVNINVPFAPGRGDATDAMTDAESFDVLEPIHDGFRNWLKNDYSVSAEELLLDRSQLMGLSAPEMSVLLGGMRVLGTNHAGTQHGVFTDNVGKLTNDFFVTLTDMNYRWEPAEKGLYNIVDRQSGATKWTATRVDLVFGSNSILRALAEFYAQDDNKTRFVQDFVNAWVKVMNADRFDIK, encoded by the coding sequence ATGAATGATCATAAAGCGGGAAAATGCCCGGTTATGCACAGTAGTAATACCACCACCTCAAAAAACAATACCGATTGGTGGCCTAATTCTCTTAACTTAGACATTCTGCATCAGCACGATACAAAAACGACGCCATACGATAGCGATTTTAATTACGCCGATGCGTTTAATACGCTCGATCTTGAAACTGTTAAATCAGATTTAAAAAACGTAATGACCCAAAGCCAAGCATGGTGGCCAGCTGATTGGGGCCATTACGGTGGTTTAATGATCCGCATGGCATGGCACTCTGCAGGCTCTTATCGTTTGGCCGATGGCCGTGGCGGCGGTGGAACAGCTAACCAGCGCTTTGCACCGTTAAACTCTTGGCCTGATAATGGCAATTTAGACAAAGCGCGTCGCTTACTTTGGCCAATTAAGAAAAAATACGGTAATGCACTTTCGTGGGCTGATTTAATTATTTTAGCCGGCAATATGGCCTATGAGTCCATGGGTTTAAAAACCTTTGGTTTTGCCGGTGGTCGTGAAGATATTTGGCATCCAGAAAAAGATGTATATTGGGGCGCCGAAAAAGAATGGTTAGCACCGAGTGACGAGCGTTATAGCAGCGTTGATAAACCCGACACCATGGAAAACCCGCTAGCAGCAGTACAAATGGGCTTAATTTACGTTAACCCAGAAGGGGTTAACGGAGTGCCCGACCCGCTTAAAACCGCAGCGCAAGTACGCGAAACATTTGCTCGTATGGCGATGAACGACGAAGAAACCGCCGCGCTTACAGTTGGCGGCCATACGGTAGGAAAAACCCATGGTAATGGCAAGGCCGAAAACCTAGGGCCAGAGCCAGAGGCAGCCGACGTACACGAGCAAGGATTAGGTTGGAACAACAGCACAACGCGTGGCATTGGCCGCGACACAGTAACCTCAGGAATTGAAGGCGCATGGACCACACACCCGACTAAATGGGATAACGGTTATTGTGAAATGTTACTTAATTACGAGTGGGAACTAACAAAAAGCCCTGCAGGCGCGCACCAATGGGAACCGGTTAATATTAAAGAAGAACATAAACCAGTAGATGTAGAAGACCCATCCATTCGTTTAAACCCAATAATGACCGATGCCGATATGGCAATGAAGATGGACCCAGCGTATCGCAAAATACTTGAGCGTTTTAATAACGACTTTGAATACTTTAGTGATGTGTTTGCTCGTGCTTGGTTTAAACTAACTCACCGCGACTTAGGCCCTAAATCACGTTATTTAGGCGCCGATGTACCAAGTGAAGACCTAGTTTGGCAAGATCTAGTCCCCAGTGTAAATTACACCCTCAGTGAGAGTGAAATAACTGATCTTAAAGCCACCTTACTTAATTGTGGCGTAAGTGCTGTTGATTTAATTAACACCGCCTGGGACAGCGCGCGTACATATCGTGGCTCTGATCACCGTGGTGGCGCTAATGGTGCGCGTATTCGCCTTGCACCACAAAAAGATTGGCAAGGTAACGAACCCGCACGTTTAGCTAAGGTACTTAGCGCACTTGAAAAAGTACAAGCAGGCTTAAGTAAGCCCGTTAGCATTGCCGACTTAATTGTTTTAGGCGGTACTGCAGCGGTAGAGCAAGCAGCTTACAATGCCGGTGTAAATATTAACGTACCATTTGCGCCAGGACGCGGCGATGCAACCGATGCAATGACCGACGCAGAATCGTTTGACGTTCTAGAGCCTATTCATGATGGCTTTAGAAATTGGCTGAAAAATGATTACAGCGTATCAGCCGAAGAGCTACTACTTGATCGTAGCCAATTAATGGGATTAAGCGCACCAGAAATGAGTGTACTGCTTGGCGGAATGCGCGTACTTGGCACAAATCACGCCGGCACTCAGCATGGTGTATTTACCGATAATGTTGGTAAATTAACAAACGACTTTTTTGTAACTCTTACCGATATGAACTACCGCTGGGAGCCTGCAGAAAAAGGCCTATACAACATAGTTGATCGTCAAAGTGGTGCCACTAAGTGGACCGCAACCCGCGTAGATTTAGTGTTTGGTTCAAACTCTATTTTACGCGCACTGGCAGAATTTTACGCCCAAGACGACAATAAAACTCGTTTTGTGCAAGACTTTGTTAATGCCTGGGTAAAAGTAATGAACGCCGACAGATTCGATATTAAATAA
- a CDS encoding nuclear transport factor 2 family protein, whose amino-acid sequence MKPLPIVFAFIFIGAAALVYATEQETNTTAQSIAEQAKPVIEKEQQAADESKQQATDRLNTLEHKEAVLTKPVVDPNKVDDSKVLGTETPKPVEKIKNKEEKAAAIAKAEQAVTQAKEALTQKQQTKAKQSRESLAVVEQLVKAYNARNIEEFIRVYAEDVEFYIFPNELLFKGKEKLIARYGLMFKKLKCIHSSPIKRIVHGDIVIDHELSETCSVDENVIDKRSELISSYQVKDGKIIRVLFFR is encoded by the coding sequence ATGAAACCTTTACCTATCGTTTTTGCTTTTATATTTATTGGTGCCGCGGCACTTGTTTACGCAACAGAGCAAGAAACCAACACAACGGCGCAAAGCATTGCAGAGCAAGCTAAGCCTGTAATTGAAAAAGAGCAGCAAGCTGCCGACGAGTCAAAACAACAAGCTACAGATAGGCTCAATACCCTTGAGCATAAAGAGGCAGTATTAACAAAACCAGTTGTTGATCCTAACAAAGTAGACGACTCAAAAGTACTTGGCACCGAAACCCCTAAGCCAGTTGAAAAAATTAAAAATAAAGAGGAAAAAGCGGCTGCTATTGCCAAAGCTGAGCAAGCAGTAACGCAAGCAAAAGAAGCCTTAACTCAAAAACAGCAAACAAAAGCCAAACAATCGCGCGAATCATTAGCTGTGGTTGAACAATTAGTTAAAGCGTATAACGCCCGTAATATTGAAGAGTTTATTAGGGTTTATGCCGAAGACGTTGAGTTTTATATTTTTCCTAACGAGCTGCTATTTAAAGGCAAAGAAAAACTAATAGCCCGTTATGGCTTAATGTTTAAAAAGCTAAAATGCATTCATTCATCACCAATTAAACGCATAGTACATGGCGATATAGTAATTGATCATGAATTATCAGAAACCTGCTCAGTAGATGAAAACGTAATAGACAAACGCTCAGAGCTTATTTCAAGCTATCAAGTTAAAGATGGTAAAATAATTCGTGTGTTATTTTTTCGATAA
- a CDS encoding tetratricopeptide repeat protein has translation MRYFLLLLFICVTFNSTAIIAAEDDPFSAPSEQQQNQAVDGLAAPMYKPLMERYILDELRAVRQDQQKLREDVTKQVTHAQLDTADRAITYTTDTINNVFFIITATASILVLVGWNSLRDVKNKVEDIVNTRVSVITDEYEDRLKILEEKLRVRSEEILSNQERISVTNEVHSLWMRANLESDFANKIEIFDEILKRKPEDVEAIAYKADALLEINDTAQAIELCNQAIEIDSDYGYAYWQRACAYALIHEHADALADIKMALDYSPNLRNELLHESAFASLHDNESFNDILSATSV, from the coding sequence ATGCGTTACTTTTTATTACTATTGTTTATTTGCGTAACTTTTAATTCTACAGCGATCATTGCTGCTGAAGATGACCCTTTTTCGGCTCCCAGCGAGCAGCAACAAAACCAAGCTGTTGATGGGCTAGCAGCTCCTATGTATAAGCCGCTAATGGAGCGCTATATTCTTGATGAGCTTAGAGCTGTGCGTCAAGATCAGCAAAAACTACGTGAGGATGTAACTAAACAAGTTACTCATGCCCAGCTAGATACCGCCGACCGTGCAATTACTTATACTACTGATACTATTAACAATGTATTTTTTATTATTACTGCTACCGCGTCAATTTTAGTATTAGTGGGTTGGAACTCGCTGCGCGATGTTAAAAATAAAGTAGAAGACATAGTAAATACCCGAGTAAGCGTTATTACCGATGAGTATGAAGATCGCTTAAAAATTCTTGAAGAAAAACTACGCGTTCGCTCTGAAGAAATACTCAGTAACCAAGAGCGGATTTCGGTCACTAATGAAGTTCATTCGCTGTGGATGCGGGCTAATTTAGAAAGTGATTTTGCTAACAAAATTGAAATTTTTGACGAAATTTTAAAACGTAAACCCGAAGACGTAGAAGCCATTGCTTATAAAGCCGATGCGCTGCTAGAAATTAACGATACAGCTCAAGCTATTGAGCTGTGTAACCAAGCAATAGAGATAGACAGCGATTATGGCTATGCTTATTGGCAACGTGCGTGTGCTTATGCGTTAATTCATGAGCATGCCGATGCGTTAGCCGATATAAAAATGGCGTTAGATTACTCACCTAACTTACGCAATGAACTACTACACGAGAGTGCGTTTGCTAGCCTTCACGACAACGAAAGCTTTAACGATATTTTGAGTGCGACTAGCGTTTAA